One genomic segment of Cardinium endosymbiont of Philonthus spinipes includes these proteins:
- a CDS encoding RING finger domain-containing protein: MKKYFVFLLLIASCNGLIQPNNMMGNQDNRDGSDSDNRNTQSHPSGSVSGHNSEQAKILELCKKHIDQYFSSIRIEKSSDTKADIFTSLERIAQLIREDKDSLKDLGITLQYSTLVDPLVQEYLVEKYNDLIQPESLSLLKKLNTESEFNNINFIIDIINSIMEPNHKLFADPIINNNKFRKLINNIQGYVIKTNNSSLLGFIFERNMNGQDRILYVNKPGNDQSNFEGKPVLPTMLWASMNHALEVLRVITNKVCNLVDTIANPVPSPELMYQSQPEINILTMALKCYYPDRDEVDRERLKTGTVSHILNLIFNLRSGPNSGFSLYTYNILSDTIKFLVASNDNDSSVLLPDLPKNAKLLNNSKALDYLINALKNYPKCSASELGKGWIYGIICAIEHEHIELLMALFNLAISDKNNTRCINKKTKFVVETSNPAMISALEEFSSFIEIESLLQEICAICRESTGNLCQLPCKCKCYYHKECIKGWLDINASCPVCRGNDVNLRTITGTRIVSVQFCGRKIC, from the coding sequence TTGAAAAAGTATTTTGTTTTTTTGCTTCTTATCGCATCCTGTAATGGATTAATCCAACCTAATAATATGATGGGGAATCAGGATAATAGGGATGGATCTGATTCGGATAATCGTAATACTCAAAGTCATCCCAGTGGTTCTGTTTCTGGTCATAACTCCGAACAAGCCAAAATATTAGAGCTGTGCAAGAAACATATAGATCAATACTTTTCTTCTATACGAATAGAAAAAAGTTCGGATACTAAAGCAGATATTTTTACGTCATTAGAAAGAATTGCACAACTTATACGGGAAGATAAAGATAGTCTAAAGGACCTTGGTATAACTTTACAATACTCCACACTAGTTGATCCACTTGTTCAAGAATATCTAGTCGAAAAGTACAATGACCTAATACAACCTGAAAGCTTATCCTTATTAAAAAAGCTTAATACTGAATCTGAATTTAATAATATAAATTTTATAATTGACATAATAAATTCAATAATGGAACCCAACCATAAACTGTTTGCGGATCCTATTATTAATAACAATAAATTTAGAAAGCTTATAAATAACATACAAGGTTACGTAATAAAAACTAATAATTCATCGTTGTTAGGGTTTATTTTTGAGCGTAATATGAATGGACAAGACAGAATACTCTATGTAAACAAACCAGGAAATGATCAATCAAACTTTGAAGGAAAACCTGTACTACCAACAATGTTATGGGCATCAATGAATCATGCTTTAGAAGTATTACGTGTAATCACAAATAAGGTATGTAATCTGGTTGATACTATAGCTAACCCAGTCCCGAGTCCAGAGTTGATGTATCAGAGTCAACCTGAAATTAATATTCTAACCATGGCATTAAAGTGTTATTATCCGGATCGAGATGAAGTAGATAGAGAAAGGTTAAAAACTGGAACAGTTAGCCATATTTTAAATCTAATTTTTAATTTAAGAAGTGGACCAAATTCTGGTTTTTCGTTATATACTTACAATATCCTTTCTGATACAATAAAGTTTCTAGTAGCATCTAATGATAATGATAGTAGTGTATTGTTACCAGATCTACCAAAAAATGCAAAATTATTAAATAACTCAAAAGCATTAGATTACCTCATAAACGCGTTAAAAAACTATCCTAAATGTTCTGCCAGTGAATTAGGTAAAGGCTGGATTTATGGGATCATATGTGCCATAGAGCATGAACATATAGAGTTGTTGATGGCCTTATTTAATCTAGCGATAAGTGATAAAAATAATACACGTTGCATTAACAAAAAAACCAAGTTTGTAGTAGAAACAAGTAATCCAGCTATGATCTCTGCCTTAGAAGAGTTTTCTTCCTTTATCGAGATAGAATCACTACTACAAGAAATATGCGCTATATGCCGTGAAAGTACAGGTAATCTATGCCAACTCCCGTGTAAATGTAAGTGTTATTATCATAAAGAATGCATTAAAGGTTGGTTAGATATTAATGCATCCTGTCCTGTTTGTAGGGGTAATGACGTCAACTTAAGAACCATCACAGGAACACGAATCGTATCTGTTCAATTCTGTGGCAGAAAAATTTGTTAA
- a CDS encoding IS110 family transposase, with amino-acid sequence MKYIGIDIAKSSFVAAFPKGKVYTTATYKNDPNGIAIFLSKLDKCLDHCVLEATGNYGCLLVKMLLEADLSVSVINPKQIKHFTKVVNHITKTDKVDAELIALYGSKMEPKPYKMPVASIQALKQQKTLLAQLKKQLTMCYNLLESFSVLPKPDTVSLTMVKHTISYLEEQIVILEQQMLSITQETYQDLYKRISSIKGIGDRTTMELIVSTGGGNYFESAKQFSKYVGLAPIYEHSGSSVRKKGHINRHGNPQLRSLLYIASWSAIRFNKACKDFYERLKERGKPGKVALIAVANKLIRQVFAIMRDHTFYVDGHLSKLKANP; translated from the coding sequence ATGAAATACATAGGAATCGATATAGCAAAAAGTAGTTTTGTAGCTGCTTTCCCTAAAGGTAAAGTCTATACTACGGCTACGTATAAGAACGATCCAAATGGCATTGCAATCTTTTTGTCTAAACTTGATAAATGCTTAGATCACTGTGTTTTAGAGGCGACTGGAAACTATGGTTGTTTATTAGTAAAGATGCTTTTAGAAGCTGACCTATCTGTGTCAGTTATTAACCCTAAGCAAATCAAACACTTTACTAAGGTAGTGAACCATATAACGAAAACTGACAAGGTAGATGCGGAACTTATTGCTCTGTATGGATCAAAGATGGAGCCTAAACCCTACAAAATGCCTGTAGCAAGTATACAAGCCTTAAAGCAACAAAAAACACTTCTTGCTCAGTTGAAGAAACAATTGACGATGTGTTATAACTTGCTAGAGTCTTTTAGTGTGTTGCCTAAACCAGACACTGTATCTTTGACTATGGTCAAACACACTATATCCTATTTGGAAGAACAAATAGTTATATTAGAGCAGCAAATGCTTTCTATTACACAGGAAACTTATCAGGATCTCTATAAACGCATTAGCTCTATTAAAGGGATTGGCGATAGAACCACTATGGAGCTTATCGTTTCCACTGGTGGAGGTAATTATTTTGAAAGCGCTAAACAGTTTTCTAAATATGTCGGTTTGGCACCTATTTATGAGCATTCAGGCTCATCGGTAAGAAAAAAAGGTCATATTAATCGTCATGGGAACCCGCAATTGCGTTCTTTGCTCTATATAGCTTCATGGTCAGCTATACGCTTTAATAAGGCCTGTAAAGACTTTTATGAAAGGTTAAAAGAAAGAGGGAAACCTGGTAAAGTGGCTCTTATTGCTGTAGCTAATAAACTTATTAGACAGGTATTTGCTATTATGAGAGACCATACTTTTTATGTAGATGGACATCTATCTAAACTCAAGGCTAACCCTTAG
- the tnpC gene encoding IS66 family transposase, whose protein sequence is MDSLSSIVISLQSEISLLKSSISVLEADNAALRGEIAVLTANNSSLKEVITSLSAANKSLSEENCKLKDKLGLTSKTSSIPSSKELYKIKRNKVKSTRNRGGQPGHPGTTRTKLLADEVIELSISDSCSCGGHVSMAAKPYIHQKIDIPEIKPHVINYHVHHGRCRQCGKRHTASLPQGVTSDTFGPRIKSVISSLTGFYKNSKQEVRHILKDIFNLDISLGSISNSEGRVASKCQSAYQSIEAAIRASQVLHIDETGHFNSGKLGWCWIFTNPMVTLLKLTKSRSKKILESSGLKPKKQIIVSDRYAAYNYFPPTHRQLCWSHLARDFERFAHSCHSGVKVLGFYLKKMASELFSLHRAFAKDTIELFTFLRRIRKLRKRIWYGLKAIASTPGAVHANRVARNIMRAEPMLWKFCKDPLNIPLTNNLAERQIRHYVLYRKNCYFTQSERGNRFVERIISLYLTWRQQNLNPFKQLQNIIA, encoded by the coding sequence ATGGATTCTTTATCCTCGATAGTTATTTCCTTACAATCAGAAATTAGCCTTCTCAAATCGAGTATTAGCGTGCTAGAGGCAGATAATGCCGCATTGCGTGGAGAGATTGCAGTATTAACCGCTAACAATAGTTCTTTAAAAGAAGTTATTACCTCTCTATCGGCCGCCAATAAATCTTTAAGTGAAGAAAATTGCAAATTAAAAGACAAGTTAGGTCTCACCTCTAAAACTTCCTCGATTCCTAGTTCCAAGGAATTATATAAGATCAAGCGTAATAAAGTAAAAAGCACACGTAACAGAGGCGGTCAACCTGGCCATCCAGGTACTACCCGTACCAAGCTGTTAGCAGATGAAGTTATTGAGTTATCTATTTCAGATTCATGTTCCTGTGGTGGTCATGTATCGATGGCTGCCAAGCCTTATATTCATCAAAAAATAGATATTCCGGAGATCAAGCCACATGTAATCAATTATCATGTGCACCATGGACGTTGCAGACAATGTGGCAAACGCCATACTGCTTCTCTTCCTCAAGGTGTTACCTCAGATACCTTTGGTCCTAGAATTAAATCAGTGATTAGTTCCCTAACAGGCTTTTATAAAAACTCGAAGCAGGAAGTTCGCCATATATTAAAAGATATTTTTAACCTTGATATCAGTCTTGGTAGCATCTCTAATAGCGAAGGAAGGGTAGCCTCTAAGTGTCAATCAGCCTACCAATCAATAGAAGCAGCCATTAGAGCAAGTCAGGTACTACATATAGACGAAACTGGTCATTTTAATAGTGGTAAACTAGGTTGGTGCTGGATTTTTACTAATCCTATGGTTACCCTCCTTAAACTAACAAAATCCAGAAGCAAGAAAATTTTAGAAAGTAGTGGATTAAAACCTAAGAAACAGATTATTGTTAGTGATAGATATGCGGCCTACAATTACTTTCCACCTACCCATCGGCAACTCTGTTGGTCACACTTAGCCAGAGATTTTGAAAGATTTGCTCATAGTTGCCATAGTGGCGTTAAAGTATTGGGTTTTTATTTAAAAAAGATGGCTAGTGAACTATTTTCCTTACATCGAGCCTTTGCCAAAGATACTATAGAGCTGTTTACCTTTTTAAGACGCATTAGAAAATTGCGTAAACGGATCTGGTATGGCCTAAAAGCTATTGCTAGCACACCAGGGGCTGTCCATGCTAATCGAGTAGCCAGAAATATCATGAGAGCAGAGCCTATGCTGTGGAAATTTTGCAAAGATCCACTAAACATTCCCCTGACTAATAACTTGGCCGAAAGACAAATCAGGCATTACGTCCTATATCGTAAAAACTGCTACTTTACGCAATCCGAACGGGGCAATAGATTCGTAGAGCGAATCATCTCTTTGTACCTAACCTGGAGACAACAAAACCTAAATCCTTTCAAACAACTCCAGAATATTATTGCCTAA
- a CDS encoding endolytic transglycosylase MltG: protein MQKDTYINSPYNSYRKKGLPPGPIGLPSIAMIDAVLNYIPHDYLFFSAKEDFSGLHYFTHDYTEHVKNAHKYRKALNKLNIMR from the coding sequence TTGCAAAAGGATACTTACATCAACTCCCCTTATAATTCTTATCGTAAAAAGGGATTGCCACCTGGGCCTATTGGTTTACCTAGCATAGCCATGATTGATGCGGTACTTAATTATATACCCCATGACTACCTATTTTTTTCAGCTAAGGAAGACTTTTCAGGATTACATTACTTTACGCATGATTATACAGAGCATGTAAAAAATGCCCATAAATATAGGAAAGCACTCAACAAGCTAAACATTATGCGCTGA
- a CDS encoding sodium:solute symporter family transporter, with amino-acid sequence MICLNMPLYIVATFLVLTLVVGIYFSRKKTNFREYAVGNKQFATATLVATVLATAYSGGGLVRNVELVHSLGLYWLIVSILGDLGLWIVGWLALRMGPFMHNLSMAETIGNVYGNCPRIIVALFSIASSIAMVAMQVHVMALSIKICISSVNPVMITVFSTLILIFYSSFGGIRAVAFTDILQFITFAIILPFLAWLMFEKLGKPVSEIIPFLCSQEKFQLNTLLHFDMNLLAMIGLILAILVSYIDPTIIHRIYISSSPIQARSTFLYAGSFGIIINIIISLIGLFVFVGAPSVQEAGIWDYIMEGMSPVFKGFLSVSLLAMAMSTADSCLNSGVVAVSHDMLESIRGASESPYPYQLRLARIASVFIGLLAMVLTFYYNNLLDLLKLNLDLYIPITVAPFILAIFGFRGTARTALIGMATGVLTILAWNKWIVPLTEMDGSFIAMLANGLAMLVAHYLLKQPESSGWVGPDHQFKQIQQAHARKRAERKEAFKNGWANRKVTLASLLPSDAAVRLTGLYMVTTAVLDYWFIKPDHIYWAVCQGLLGALFTSSKTFFSKSVPDWFVGLVWLIGLSVYLPVHLLWQWWHLIDPIFTASLSLTHYAIILWVLPVYLGIGIVATTLSLAIYPIATGLSFPLLFSLFPLFIANLLVFVIIIGLKVKMGSYTTQILYLKHQEKIRAAQKLKASLYDSAIVPDAMVRKAKGYGTILTQVIGKIEESISFLDSNVPLYKQDFQSIINKLYDWVAYFNRRAKAKKHALLQPTKIALDKLLRKVELALSQEVADPPRLLVEQASDLYEPSSGHIVCDINQVVYLLVQAVLRIGKLEEACGPVVRIQLHPTALRFKQADPVDGNHPAYMLFQATALLISQATVAPELQVKECYDDVVEASHHQACEETSLSVDLQQETISSIVGAHYGYLEILDTSNQPAMLLILPNDVTDILSKMTAKLPLDCLSSASPVTPKEQADSMMTLMQFYDYVSKSSYQSDPIDAGTVSHLLLLLREHFGFKRHASGQLFYVRAVGIAELVVDWVFHSPKVIYASLLYELVRHTCLPLSYVKEHYNLGVYAFVLNVVGIDKRQALDHPSLLYVQNRLKEALKEDHIQLSVLFIKLAERLYDLRHAAGYIHLTEVHHMAQETLAIDVKLANTYLAPEIGAALENAAKKALELCKDISKGEEKEQGS; translated from the coding sequence ATGATCTGCTTGAATATGCCGCTATATATAGTGGCGACTTTTTTGGTATTAACCTTGGTGGTAGGTATCTACTTTAGTAGAAAAAAAACCAATTTTCGAGAATATGCAGTGGGAAATAAGCAATTTGCTACCGCTACTTTGGTGGCTACGGTATTGGCTACTGCTTATAGTGGGGGGGGATTAGTGCGCAATGTGGAGCTTGTTCATAGTCTTGGACTTTACTGGTTAATTGTCTCAATTTTAGGAGATTTAGGCTTGTGGATAGTCGGTTGGCTAGCACTACGCATGGGGCCATTTATGCACAATCTTTCTATGGCAGAAACTATAGGTAACGTTTATGGTAACTGCCCCAGAATTATTGTGGCTCTTTTCAGTATTGCTTCTTCCATTGCCATGGTTGCTATGCAAGTGCATGTGATGGCCTTGTCGATTAAGATATGTATAAGTTCAGTGAACCCTGTAATGATTACAGTTTTTTCTACGTTAATTCTTATCTTTTATTCCTCCTTTGGAGGTATTCGGGCCGTTGCTTTTACTGATATATTGCAATTTATAACCTTTGCAATTATTCTTCCTTTCTTGGCTTGGCTTATGTTTGAGAAGTTGGGCAAGCCGGTTTCAGAAATTATTCCATTTTTATGTAGTCAAGAAAAATTTCAACTCAATACTTTACTCCATTTTGATATGAATCTGCTGGCCATGATTGGCCTAATTTTAGCTATTCTTGTATCCTATATAGATCCAACCATTATTCATAGAATTTATATCTCTTCTAGCCCTATTCAGGCGAGAAGCACTTTTTTGTATGCTGGTTCTTTTGGTATAATCATAAATATTATCATATCGTTAATTGGCTTGTTTGTTTTTGTAGGTGCACCATCGGTGCAGGAAGCAGGGATCTGGGATTATATAATGGAGGGTATGTCTCCTGTTTTTAAGGGTTTCCTTTCTGTTAGTTTACTGGCTATGGCCATGTCTACAGCTGATTCTTGCTTAAACTCAGGCGTTGTTGCAGTTAGCCATGATATGCTGGAAAGTATACGTGGTGCAAGTGAATCTCCTTACCCTTATCAGTTGCGGCTTGCTAGGATTGCTTCTGTTTTTATAGGCCTATTGGCGATGGTACTAACTTTCTACTATAATAACTTGTTGGATTTACTTAAGCTCAATCTTGATCTTTACATACCTATAACAGTTGCTCCTTTTATCTTAGCTATTTTTGGCTTTCGTGGTACTGCCCGTACTGCTTTGATTGGTATGGCTACAGGCGTGCTTACTATTTTAGCCTGGAACAAATGGATTGTGCCCTTAACAGAGATGGATGGCTCCTTTATTGCTATGCTGGCCAATGGATTGGCTATGCTGGTTGCACACTATTTACTCAAGCAGCCAGAAAGTTCAGGTTGGGTTGGTCCGGATCACCAATTTAAACAAATACAACAGGCACATGCGCGTAAGCGGGCGGAACGAAAAGAGGCTTTTAAAAATGGTTGGGCCAATAGAAAAGTTACATTGGCCAGCCTGCTGCCTAGTGATGCTGCCGTACGTTTAACGGGCCTCTATATGGTTACTACTGCTGTTTTGGATTATTGGTTTATTAAACCAGATCATATCTATTGGGCTGTATGCCAAGGCCTTTTAGGTGCGCTTTTTACCTCTTCTAAAACTTTCTTTAGCAAGTCGGTACCTGATTGGTTTGTTGGCCTGGTTTGGCTGATAGGGTTATCGGTTTACCTTCCTGTCCATCTGCTTTGGCAATGGTGGCATCTGATAGACCCAATCTTTACTGCATCTTTATCTTTGACCCATTATGCGATCATCTTATGGGTACTCCCCGTCTACTTGGGTATAGGAATTGTAGCCACTACTTTATCCTTAGCTATTTATCCCATTGCTACTGGATTGTCTTTTCCACTATTATTTTCCCTATTTCCTCTATTTATAGCGAATCTACTAGTGTTTGTTATCATCATTGGATTGAAGGTCAAAATGGGTAGCTATACTACGCAAATTCTTTACTTAAAGCATCAAGAAAAGATTAGAGCAGCCCAAAAGCTAAAAGCCTCCCTCTATGACTCAGCTATAGTGCCGGATGCTATGGTGCGTAAGGCCAAAGGATATGGCACTATTTTAACGCAAGTAATAGGCAAAATTGAGGAATCTATCTCTTTTTTAGATAGTAATGTTCCTCTTTATAAGCAAGACTTCCAGAGTATTATCAATAAACTTTATGATTGGGTAGCCTACTTCAATAGGAGGGCCAAGGCTAAAAAGCATGCCCTGTTGCAACCTACTAAAATTGCCTTAGACAAGCTGCTTCGCAAAGTGGAGTTGGCCTTGTCGCAAGAGGTAGCGGACCCACCTAGGTTATTGGTAGAACAAGCAAGTGATCTGTATGAGCCGTCTTCTGGCCATATTGTATGTGATATCAACCAAGTAGTCTATTTATTGGTTCAGGCTGTTTTGCGTATTGGTAAGCTAGAAGAAGCTTGTGGACCAGTTGTGCGCATACAGCTCCATCCGACTGCTTTGCGGTTTAAGCAAGCTGATCCTGTTGATGGGAACCATCCTGCTTATATGCTTTTTCAAGCTACAGCTTTGTTAATAAGCCAGGCTACTGTGGCTCCTGAGCTGCAAGTAAAGGAGTGCTATGATGATGTGGTAGAGGCTAGCCATCATCAAGCATGCGAAGAAACGTCACTATCCGTAGATCTTCAGCAGGAAACTATTTCAAGTATTGTTGGCGCCCATTATGGCTATTTGGAAATACTGGATACTAGCAATCAACCCGCCATGTTACTGATACTTCCTAATGACGTCACAGATATCTTGAGTAAGATGACTGCTAAACTACCACTAGATTGTTTAAGCTCAGCATCTCCTGTCACCCCTAAGGAACAGGCAGATTCGATGATGACATTGATGCAGTTCTATGACTATGTCTCCAAATCTTCTTATCAATCAGATCCTATTGATGCAGGTACAGTTTCTCATCTGCTTTTATTATTGCGAGAACATTTTGGCTTTAAGCGGCATGCTTCGGGTCAATTGTTTTATGTACGTGCGGTAGGCATTGCTGAATTGGTGGTAGATTGGGTTTTTCACTCTCCTAAAGTGATTTATGCCTCTTTGCTCTATGAATTGGTACGCCATACCTGTTTGCCGCTCTCTTATGTGAAGGAGCATTATAACTTAGGCGTCTATGCCTTTGTATTGAATGTAGTAGGGATAGATAAGCGGCAAGCGCTGGATCACCCTTCATTGCTGTATGTGCAGAATCGCTTGAAGGAAGCACTTAAGGAAGATCATATACAGCTTTCTGTTCTATTTATCAAACTAGCCGAACGACTCTATGACCTACGACATGCTGCAGGTTATATTCATCTAACAGAGGTTCACCATATGGCACAGGAAACCCTTGCCATAGATGTTAAGCTAGCCAATACATACTTGGCTCCAGAGATAGGTGCAGCATTGGAAAATGCAGCTAAAAAGGCACTGGAGCTTTGTAAGGATATCAGCAAAGGTGAAGAAAAAGAGCAAGGCAGTTAG
- a CDS encoding IS5 family transposase, with amino-acid sequence MSLKQTKQLSFSDISANKRKCKHTFFDQINKLVNWSVVEKALRLHYPKGLRLSGKPAYSPLLLFKMLLLQTWYGLSDYAVEEEVNDRITFSRFCGISMDSSVPDHSVLSRFRTTLTEKNALEKLLHIINNQLSDHGVLVQNGSAAVDASITPTPRRPKGKKSYDLHEDGTITTAESYQKGVDPEASWIKKGHHLYYGYKRHVLVESKEGLVLAVGTTKASSHDSGHLQVLLDKVRLKSGSRLYADKGYSGSPNENLLKKKKLKSAIQKKGARNNPLSPTAKRFNKLVSKTRYKVERVFGSIKSWFRSSGARYIGLAKTHTQHVMEAIAYNLYRSPNIILRGI; translated from the coding sequence ATGTCGCTCAAGCAAACTAAGCAATTAAGTTTTTCAGATATTTCCGCCAATAAGCGTAAGTGCAAACACACTTTCTTTGATCAAATCAACAAGCTAGTTAATTGGTCAGTAGTAGAAAAAGCACTCCGATTACATTATCCTAAAGGTTTACGTTTATCAGGCAAACCGGCCTATAGTCCTCTGCTTCTATTCAAAATGCTATTGCTACAGACGTGGTATGGCTTGAGCGACTATGCAGTCGAAGAAGAAGTGAATGATCGTATCACTTTTAGCAGATTTTGTGGTATTTCGATGGATAGTTCTGTTCCAGATCATAGTGTACTAAGTAGATTTAGAACTACCCTTACAGAGAAGAATGCTTTAGAAAAGTTATTGCATATCATTAATAATCAGCTATCTGATCATGGTGTATTGGTTCAAAACGGTTCAGCAGCTGTAGATGCTTCTATTACCCCTACCCCTAGACGCCCTAAAGGTAAAAAAAGCTACGATCTGCATGAAGATGGAACCATAACCACAGCTGAAAGTTATCAAAAAGGAGTAGATCCAGAAGCAAGTTGGATAAAAAAAGGCCATCATCTCTACTATGGCTATAAGCGGCATGTTCTTGTGGAAAGCAAAGAGGGGTTGGTGCTAGCCGTAGGTACCACAAAAGCATCTAGTCATGATAGTGGGCATTTACAGGTATTATTGGATAAAGTAAGGCTAAAATCAGGCAGCAGACTCTATGCAGATAAAGGCTATAGCGGGTCGCCCAACGAAAATTTACTAAAGAAAAAGAAGTTAAAATCAGCTATTCAGAAAAAAGGGGCTAGAAACAATCCTTTATCACCCACTGCTAAACGGTTTAATAAATTAGTATCTAAAACGCGCTATAAAGTAGAACGGGTATTTGGAAGTATTAAAAGTTGGTTCCGTAGCTCAGGAGCCAGATATATAGGCCTTGCTAAAACCCATACGCAACATGTTATGGAGGCAATAGCCTATAACTTATATAGGTCCCCAAACATCATATTAAGAGGTATCTAG
- a CDS encoding recombinase family protein produces the protein MFIRAYLRASTQDQFADRAKQMLEQFVHERGHKIASYYRENISGTKLERPELGRLLMDSHQNDILLVEQIDRLTRLNNSDWETLKKKIQQHEIRIVSLDIPTSWQALSDKEPAQNDPVTHAVISAINNMLIDLMAAMSHKDWISRQQRQKQGIERAHEQGKYRGKQADHERHQKVIYYRNEAVAIDLYDLP, from the coding sequence ATGTTCATAAGAGCTTATTTGAGAGCTTCAACTCAAGACCAGTTTGCAGATCGCGCAAAACAAATGCTCGAGCAGTTTGTTCATGAAAGAGGACATAAAATCGCCAGCTATTACCGAGAAAATATAAGCGGAACAAAACTGGAAAGACCAGAACTGGGACGGCTATTGATGGACAGTCACCAAAATGATATTTTACTGGTAGAGCAGATAGATAGGCTGACACGGTTGAATAACAGTGATTGGGAAACACTGAAAAAGAAAATTCAACAGCACGAAATAAGAATTGTAAGTCTGGATATACCTACCTCTTGGCAGGCTTTGTCTGACAAAGAACCAGCACAAAATGATCCAGTAACCCATGCGGTAATTTCCGCAATCAATAATATGCTCATAGACCTGATGGCCGCAATGTCGCATAAGGATTGGATTAGCCGTCAGCAACGACAGAAACAGGGAATCGAAAGAGCGCACGAACAAGGTAAATATAGGGGAAAACAGGCTGATCATGAGCGACACCAGAAAGTGATCTACTACCGAAATGAGGCCGTTGCAATAGACCTTTACGATTTGCCATAA
- a CDS encoding AAA family ATPase, producing the protein MNYKKEEKELKIAEKSGGISESVQIPIGKASVKQMIDAGFYADKTPYINKLFKDDGTYFFFIRPRRFGKSLLLDTIDQIAKGNKALFKGCAIYEDKTYKWEKYPVIWLNFSELAKDNPTELKKSLNRKLYDIAELFELHDKINISVEEACEDYLKRVINLLNKLAGSVF; encoded by the coding sequence ATGAATTATAAAAAAGAAGAGAAAGAACTAAAAATAGCAGAGAAATCAGGAGGTATTTCCGAAAGTGTGCAAATCCCTATTGGGAAAGCCAGTGTTAAGCAGATGATAGATGCTGGCTTTTATGCAGATAAAACCCCTTATATTAACAAACTTTTTAAAGATGATGGTACTTATTTCTTCTTTATAAGACCGCGTAGATTTGGTAAATCTCTACTCCTAGACACCATAGATCAAATAGCAAAAGGGAATAAAGCATTATTTAAAGGGTGTGCTATTTATGAAGATAAAACATACAAATGGGAAAAATATCCTGTTATTTGGTTGAATTTTTCAGAGTTGGCTAAAGACAACCCAACGGAATTAAAAAAGAGCCTTAACAGAAAATTGTATGATATTGCTGAGCTTTTTGAGTTACACGATAAGATAAATATTTCGGTAGAGGAAGCATGTGAAGATTACCTAAAGAGGGTAATCAATTTGTTAAATAAACTTGCTGGGTCTGTCTTTTAA